A single window of Syntrophus aciditrophicus SB DNA harbors:
- a CDS encoding peptide chain release factor 3 codes for MYQKEIEQRRTFGIISHPDAGKTTLTEKLLLFGGAIQLAGTVKARKATRHATSDWMAIEKERGISVTTSVMKFHYRDFEINLLDTPGHQDFSEDTYRVLTAVDSAVMVIDGAKGVEPQTEKLMEICLLRNTPVITFINKLDREVLSPLELLADIEKKLQIECVPMSWPIGMGKSFRGVYNLYRRELQLFTPGASTRGGEVFVIRDLDDPELDRRLGSQADELREDIALMEGAANPFVYEHFLKANQTPVFFGSAINNFGVRELLDAVVELAPSPRPRLATTREVLPSEEQFSGFAFKIQANMDSAHRDRIAFVRICSGKFTRGMKVRHNRIGKDVTLANATIFMAQDRASVEEAYPGDIIGIHNHGTIRIGDTFTEGEELRFTGIPNFAPEHFCRVRLKNPLKTKQLQKGLNQLSEEGIVQVFRPLTSNDYILGVVGVLQFDVTMVRLLNEYGVEADYESVDYAAARWVTCPEREKLENFEKQHRSNLALDSEGNLIYLALSQWRLSNTMEEWPDITMHKTMEHSQRLN; via the coding sequence ATGTACCAGAAAGAAATCGAACAGCGCCGGACCTTCGGCATCATCAGCCATCCGGACGCCGGAAAAACCACCTTGACGGAAAAGCTGCTCCTCTTTGGCGGGGCAATCCAGCTTGCCGGAACGGTCAAGGCCCGCAAGGCCACCCGCCACGCCACAAGCGACTGGATGGCCATCGAAAAGGAACGCGGCATTTCCGTAACCACCTCGGTGATGAAGTTTCATTACCGGGATTTTGAAATCAACCTCCTCGACACCCCGGGGCATCAGGATTTCTCCGAGGACACCTACCGGGTGCTCACAGCGGTGGACAGCGCGGTCATGGTCATTGACGGGGCAAAGGGCGTGGAACCCCAGACGGAAAAACTCATGGAGATCTGCCTGCTGCGCAACACCCCGGTGATCACCTTCATCAACAAGCTGGACCGGGAGGTGTTGTCGCCCCTGGAACTGCTGGCCGATATCGAAAAGAAACTGCAGATCGAATGCGTCCCCATGTCCTGGCCGATCGGAATGGGCAAGAGTTTCCGTGGGGTATACAACCTGTATCGCAGGGAACTGCAATTGTTTACGCCCGGCGCTTCAACCCGCGGCGGCGAGGTCTTCGTCATCCGCGATCTTGACGATCCGGAACTGGACAGGCGGCTGGGTTCCCAGGCCGACGAACTGCGCGAAGACATCGCCCTGATGGAAGGAGCGGCTAATCCCTTTGTTTATGAGCACTTTCTGAAGGCGAATCAGACACCCGTTTTCTTCGGCAGCGCCATCAACAATTTCGGCGTCCGCGAGCTGCTGGACGCCGTCGTGGAGCTGGCCCCCAGTCCCCGTCCCCGCCTGGCAACCACCCGAGAGGTTTTGCCCTCGGAAGAGCAGTTTTCCGGCTTTGCCTTCAAGATTCAGGCGAATATGGACAGCGCCCACCGCGACCGCATCGCCTTCGTGCGGATCTGTTCCGGAAAATTCACCCGGGGGATGAAAGTCCGCCACAACCGGATCGGCAAAGACGTGACCCTGGCCAACGCCACGATCTTCATGGCCCAGGATCGCGCCTCGGTGGAAGAGGCCTATCCCGGAGACATCATCGGGATTCACAACCACGGAACCATCCGGATCGGGGACACCTTCACCGAAGGAGAGGAACTGAGATTCACGGGAATCCCCAACTTCGCCCCGGAACACTTCTGCCGGGTCCGGCTGAAAAATCCCTTGAAAACCAAGCAGCTTCAGAAAGGACTTAACCAGCTATCTGAGGAAGGGATCGTTCAGGTCTTCCGTCCCCTGACCAGCAACGACTATATCCTGGGCGTGGTTGGCGTTCTGCAGTTTGACGTAACCATGGTGCGCCTTCTGAACGAATACGGCGTCGAAGCGGATTACGAGTCGGTGGATTACGCCGCCGCCCGCTGGGTCACCTGCCCGGAGCGGGAAAAACTGGAAAATTTTGAAAAGCAGCATCGGTCCAATCTGGCACTTGATTCCGAGGGGAATCTGATCTACCTTGCACTCAGCCAATGGCGC